A DNA window from Panthera tigris isolate Pti1 chromosome X, P.tigris_Pti1_mat1.1, whole genome shotgun sequence contains the following coding sequences:
- the LOC107180460 gene encoding odorant-binding protein-like, with amino-acid sequence MKILLLLLGVVLVCGGRLPLPDGRLPLPDGHLPLPDGRLRLPDGRLPLSDGRQPLPDSRLPLPDGRLPLPDSRPPLQDNLAELSGEWNTLLVAATNSDKISNGPFPGYMRKADVDITNGTVVFKFSVMTNGLCTEKSAVGTIGRDKFINIGYTNQNILNIFSANSHSIIINMNTRRNTAQAFVLLGRRLHPDDNDFAKFRELMRENNIPEENLIDMSKTEKCPKNERGTNPS; translated from the exons ATGAAGATTCTACTCTTACTTCTTGGAGTCGTTCTGGTTTGTGGCGGCCGCCTACCTTTACCGGACGGCCGCCTACCTTTACCGGACGGCCACCTACCATTACCAGACGGCCGCCTACGTTTACCGGACGGCCGCCTACCATTATCGGACGGCCGCCAACCTCTACCAGACAGCCGCCTACCTCTACCGGATGGCCGCCTACCTTTACCGGACAGCCGCCCACCTTTACAAGACAACCTTGCAGAG CTTTCAGGAGAATGGAACACGCTTTTGGTCGCAGCCACCAACTCTGACAAGATAAGCAACGGCCCATTCCCCGGTTATATGCGCAAAGCTGATGTGGACATAACAAATGGCACAGTCGTCTTCAAGTTTTCTGTCAT gacgAACGGACTGTGCACAGAAAAGTCTGCCGTGGGAACCATTGGGCGTGACAAGTTTATCAATATTGGTT ATACgaatcagaatattttaaatattttttctgccaaTTCACATTCTATCATAATCAACATGAACACCAGAAGAAACACCGCACAAGCGTTTGTATTGCTTG GCAGAAGACTTCATCCTGATGACAACGACTTTGCAAAGTTCAGGGAGTTGATGAGAGAAAACAATATTCCCGAAGAAAATCTTATAGATATGAGCAAAACTG AGAAGTGTCCTAAAAATGAGAGGGGCACCAACCCGTCCTGA